Proteins found in one Corynebacterium canis genomic segment:
- the rpsJ gene encoding 30S ribosomal protein S10 — protein MAGQKIRIRLKAYDHEAIDASARKIVETVTRTGARVVGPVPLPTEKNVYAVIRSPHKYKDSREHFEMRTHKRLIDILDPTPKTVDALMRIDLPASVDVNIQ, from the coding sequence GTGGCGGGACAGAAGATCCGCATCAGGCTGAAGGCCTACGACCACGAGGCGATCGACGCATCTGCGCGTAAGATCGTGGAAACGGTCACCCGTACCGGTGCCCGCGTGGTTGGCCCCGTGCCGTTGCCCACCGAAAAGAACGTGTACGCCGTTATTCGTTCTCCCCACAAGTACAAGGATTCTCGCGAGCACTTCGAGATGCGCACCCACAAGCGCCTGATCGACATTCTCGACCCGACGCCGAAGACGGTTGACGCGCTGATGCGTATTGACCTTCCGGCCAGCGTCGATGTGAACATTCAGTGA